TTGTTATTCTGTTGCTTCCTACAAAAAATGTTCTTCAGTGACGTTATTACTGGCCTATCAATCAACGCACAAGAGGAAACAGACGAATTACAAAACTCAATCTTCATTAATATGACCACGACCTTAGTTGCTCATCATAGGTCAAACATTAAATTTTGTCCCAGATACCACCCCTCCCGTTGTActattttttcaataaaagctAAATAACAGCAAATTTTGTTTAGATATACCAGTTCAGTAAGAACAAACATTCTacaaaacaagccaaatataCACCTCTGACTTCAACCATTATCAAGTACTCAATCACTAGCATAATGTAAACAGCTAATGCGGAATCTTTCATTAATGCACCCAATATATAGCATAATGCACAAAAAAGAGAGACAAACTTTGatataaacttaaaaaaaaaagtaagcaaAGATCAAACTCATAAAGAAAAGCAAGCATAGAGCAGTGGAATCAAAGGTCCTCCAATTAATCACTGGATCAATGATCAAAGTAACATGGTAGTTTCCACCAATCACATGACTAGAGTTACACTTGAAAAAAGTAATCTCAGACACACAATCTTCTTAGCTCATTAAGTAACCTCAATCAATCCAGATTTATTAATCCTTCACTAATCAATCATGAAGTATCCCCAAGATATCCTCATCCCTATACAAATGATACCTGCACACACCacacaaaaccagaaaaaaaagatatataAACAGGTGAACAAAACTCAAAATTTCTTTCATTCaaatgaaagaagaaaaaataacacaaaaaaatgGGACTCACTCTTTTTCACCCAATTTGACCTGAGTGCCACCATATTCAGGCAAAAGCACTGTATCACCTTCTTTAACAGCTACTGGAATTGTATTTCCTGCCTTATCCTTCAACCCTGGCCCCACTGCCACCACTTTTCCTGAGTTAAGCTGTAACAAATTCCAAACACAACCCATCCAAAAAAAACCCGGAAAAATCAGCAATTTTCCCCGTACTGATAAAAAATAACAACAATATCTAAAATATGACCAAAAAATGCATACTGGAATGACAAGTCACCTTAACCAAAACcagtttaagaaaaaggaaaaaaatcagcTGTTTGacaacaaaagggaaagaattacCACTGCATCGAACCCATCAAAAACCCAAACAGAATCATCAAAATATTGACAGAGAAACTACTCTACAATGAAAGCAAAcgtttttttttgtaaaattgaATACCccttatcaaaaaaaaatttcaacaaacatttaacaaaataaacaacaagctttccattgaaaccaaaaaaaaaaaagaatcatcaAGCAAATGACAGAAAAAATCAAATTCATACGGTGCTGTTTTTGCTCACCTTGGCGGATTTTTCTGGGAGAAGAATACCAGCAGTGGTTTTGGAGGGTTGGACAAGCTTCTCAATCAGAACTCTGTTGAGAGTTGGGATTAAACGCCTGGCCATTTTtggcttacaaaaaaaaatgctgcAGAAATTTTGGTTTTTGGATATATGGGAATGGGTAGAAGATCACAGAAGTGAGGAGGGCTTTGATAAAGAAACGGGTAGAAGGATTTCAGTGAGTAGTAGAAGGTTCTAGGCTTCTTGGAGAGgggtttagggttttatatGGGTTTATGGGTTTTTGCCATTGCAGCTGCTGTGAAGTACCGAATTATGAGTGCGGATGACTCTTGGTTGGTTGGGCTCATATACATTTGAGTTGGGCTTCACGACGATGGCCTTCATCCAAGAGTAGGTgaatattttgtttaattatttctttGAGAAAACTTTATTATAATTCCTATGATGCTCTAATTATTGGGAATTTGATGAAACGTTGGCCATTAATGTATTTGTGATGTAGGGTTTTGGTAATTCTTTTGATGTTGGAAGGTTTTTGGAGTTTCATAGTgctatttttgtttgatttttcaCAATTGTTGTATgtgttatttttttatttgtatttgttGCATATTTGATGTATTTTCTACTATTAGTACAGATTTGTAGCGTGAAACTATTTTGTTGTAAAAAAAATGTACTATTTTGttgtaaaaaaaatgtatatgtGTTGTGACATTCGTGAGAATTTATTTAATCAATAAATTACAtgtttttctgattttactATTTACTACACCAATTGCTattttgctgatatttttatttttttttggcttctTGAAGAATTAAGagaaataaaacatttcaaagtaAACCAAGTTTAATAAAAACTTTTAAACTTTGGAAATGACAATACATCGTTGGGTTGGAGGAGGGATGGATTGAATGATTTGAAAGAAAGAAGTGTAAATAAGAGATATTGAATTCGAACCCTCCCACTTATACTTAAAAAAATACATCATTGGCATTGGATTGCTTTCTTAAACAAGTAGATCAGTTTAGTGAGGCGGTGTAGCCGTGTAGGTGACCTTTGTGGGCCAATTTTAGATTGTGAGAACACGAATCTTTGGGTCATTGGTAAACCCAAATGAAGCAACATAGTCCAAGAACTTATTTTTGCCAATCCTTTGCGAACTCTTCTATGTCAGTCGACTTCAGAGTTAATCTTCTTTTCTTaaatattttttccttttttcggAGCAAATTTTTTGCCCTTTTGATCTCTCTGTGGGACATTTCCATTTTTACAATCTTTTTGTTTGGAGCACAAAACTAATGAATTTGAGTGTGTATTTATGTATTAAATTGTGTACACTGCACGTGTGCCCTTCAAGCACTCTTTAGgaaaatccttgaaaatttAGTATGCTAAGCACTTCTCTTAATGAAAATTAATCAAGTAGCATTATTTGATAGgagtttatttaaaatattatttagaataattattatagcattttttgtgaaataatgtatgtaaaataaaaatgtggctggaaagataaaaaattaattaaaaatcaTGTTTCTCATACAAGCAAAATaatatttgggataattttactATCTAAACACACATGCTTCATTTATTacactttttatttttactttgaTGGTTAGGTGATGGCTAGTCAAGTTATGCGCACTAAAACTAATCATCCTCACGTACAATAATTATTCTACAACACCTTGCACTTTCTCCATAGTGAACAAAATACGTGTCTATCATATCAACATccattgtttctttttaaaaaaaatgaagaaaattaacTTCCATCAAACTATAAGCTGAATATGACTAGCATCCTTTGGAGTTTTGGCCATGAATCATTTGTCATTTCTAGCTAAGAAATCACATCATTTAATCAACACTTTATGGTTTTGTTGTTATTCTCTCAAGCCCACACACATATTTTCAATGTGTTTATTCGATGGTTGTGGTTTGTAAGTTGTTATGCATATTTGATGAGTATACTTTAAACACTTTGAAAGAGTAGCCGTTCATTTGTCACAAGAAAATTTGCACTttaacaaaagcaagcaataaGATAAGAAACTTTAAACTTTAGTTACTAGTCATttttatcagatcaaaattgACAACCACTTAAAACATTATCTTAACAACCACATTAACACTCTTAAGAAAAAGGGTGATTTAACACCAAGACATGGAGAGCCACAATATTTGACCTCCCACCACTTCCTTACAGATACTAGGGAAAAATGGTCTGATCAAATCCTATCTGCTTTTGAAATCTGGTTGACATTCTTTGGACCACTTGCTCATGCAATCATCTTTTTTGTCCTCAATTACCTCTTCATGCCATGCTACGAGCATATGGCTTGTATTTGAAAACCAAAGGTAGTTCAAGAAACGCAACTAAAAAGTTGGAAACTTGGACCGTCACAAGCATATTCTTAGAAGAATAGGGTGCAGAAAAACTTGGTGTCTTCTAAACGGACTTCCCAATTCTTGAGGTTGGCATAAATAGGAGATTGATGTATACCGAACAAAGAATTGTTCCATGACCTCGGCCAACTTTAATTTATGCGGAAAAAAGAGTAGTTCATCCGCATAAAATTTTGATGCAAATATTGGTCCAGAAAATGACTAAATTAAGAAACATGAATCATTAATTGATATTTTGATTCGTAAAAACAATCAAGGCATCAAAACCAATAACATTAAAGAAAGGTAATTTCGTCCTTCATTTCCATACGCAATGATTATTCTTTCACACAAGTTCTTGGGAAGATTCTAGTGCTCATGAACTACATACTTTTGCTAGTTATGAAGATGCCTGGATGTATCAGCATTTCCCTTAGTTCTAAATTGCATGAACGACATCTTTGGAGTGCAACTAAGTCAACTAGATGCCTTTCCCCGTCCAAGGAATTCATCATTCTGGTTTGAAATTTCAAGTAGCAAGTGAGTCCAATGCCTAGCTAGTGATGTCCGAACCCTAAGACTAAATCCGATTTGTGCCACATTTTTTGTCAGGCcactaaaagaaagaaatatggTAGCGATAATGCATGCATTTCATGTATTCTTCCTAACCATTGCAACCATGCACGTtattctttttcaattctagAAGTTACTTGAGGAATTGGTTGACCATTTGATCAAACTTCTATCTGACTTCTCAAGTGTGAGAGATGACTGGTGATCCTATACTTTTAATAataggtttagggtttcaaaaggTCGACCGTATCATGTGAGAACTAATTACAACAAACTCATCACCACAGATTATCGAACCCGACCCTTAAAACTGGATATGTATCATTTGCATGTAATTAAACTCCTAATCTATTGGAGGTTTTATAGAAGCTTGCAAATTTAGCATGTTCAACTCGAGACTATGATCCTTAATTTACCATGCACTAATTATCACCCCTACTAGCTTTTCCTGCTCTCTAATTTTGGTTTATTACTGCTAGGTTACTAGCACAAGCGATGCGCGCATGCAtagaaccctttttttttttttcttttttttaatgaataCTTTTTCTACATTATTATGAGGGTgaaaaatactaaaattgttgttgtcattaattttttttttttaaaaaaagtttcaGCCACTTGCAATAACATCCaccacccccaaaaaaaaaaaaagtttccgGCCACTGAAATCTTTGTCCATCAGCTTGAGATAAGTACTGATCTACAAATTTAGAGGTCCTTTCATATTTTAGCTGATAAATGCACATGTGAAGTAATGTTCAACATTGCTTTACTGCCGTTAAATCAACATtgtctttttttaaaaaaaaaaaaaaaaaatctttttagCTTTATCTTCAACTTTAGTGCTCTCATATTTGTTGGTCAGATGTGACTAGAGTGGATGTGCAGATtcatctcttttttcttttgaagataCGAAGATGCAAATAGATCCCTCCACTCTTGGCACTTGCCATAATTTATATTCTTATGGGCCCTTAGTGATCAAAATCGAGAGATATACCAGATAGGCAAGTTAGTTGAGAGCGAACAGTCATCCAAGTGGGCGTGCCGGAGTGGTTATCGGGCATGACTAGAAATCATGTGGGCTCTGCCCGCGCAGGTTCGAATCCTGCCGCCCACGGGTTAAAGGATTGCTGTTCTACATTTTAAGTGTTAATAGCTTTTTTGAAAGCTATAAATTCTAAAGAAagtttctcttatttttctgattttgaacaaattttgtagcaaatTACGGATATAAACATTTGAAGGAGAATCATTGCGAAAAGTTAAGGAGGGGCCGCAAAACCGTTTAAAATTACTCTGACATTTTTAATTGGAAGTAAGTGTTGCAATCATGcattttattaggaaaaaaaaaaagatgattgtTGCATGATTCTCTACTCTCAAGAGAATTGAAAGAAGGAGAGGGTTGGGTTGGATAACAAGGTGTGAGGGATTTTAAGTAATAGTAATGAATTAGGGTTGCCAATAAGTCGAGTCGAATCGAATTTTGACGTAATCGAATCAAGTTTCAACCCAATTTTATTGAGCTCGAACTCAAGCCTACTCGaatttaaaaattaagaaataaatatttttatttaaaaataaataaaataataatttttcttaataaataataaaatatataatttcattattaaaatactatatatatatatatatatatatatatatatatataattgaacAGTTCGTGAACTAACGAGTTGAGTTTCTCTGTGCTCGAGTTTGACTTGACTGGCTCGAGTTCAAGTTGAACTCGATGTTGACCGATTTCAAGTCGAGTTTTGATTGATATAAGCGTTAACAAGCAATTTGAATTCATGTCCTctcacttataaaaaaaaaaaaatgcaaagaaaCCTTCAATTGAGTACCACTTGAATGTGTATTGAAATCAAtatgctccttttttttttcttttttttttgtcgaaacgataggATTCCTATAACCTAAACTAGCCTATTCtaggggggagggggaggggacTCGATGTGAGTAGAAACTCCATCGAAGATGGCCAAAGAAGACCGTCACAAATTGTGACAAATTTTTGAGGGAGGCAGGGTTCGAACCCAGAACCTCTTTGCATCACCAAACCTTAGAAGGCTTGGGATGACCACTGAACCAAAGGCCCAATGGCGAAATCAATATGCTCCTTGACGGGGCATGATCAATAGAATGATGAATGAAACGCATTGATGATCATTAATGGCCTAGGCAAGCCACATGAGGGCTCTCCGAACGAGGATGGGCAGTGGCGATTGAGCAGGTAAGTTGGATCAGGGCCTCTCTAGTCTATCAACTTCTTGTGTAATTTGAAACTTTCGATGTAGGTGTAAATTTTGTCCACTCAAATAACTAGTTTACCGGTCACCACCACATCTAAGTCGTACAAATTTAAGTAGAAGCAGCAAGAATAACATTGAATTGGACAGAATCAATTGAAGAGGATCATAATCTAGGTAAGTTTATTTAATCTAAATAATGTGATTATTGTATTTTCTTCAAACTTTGATGTACGCTTACAGACATAGGCCTCgtttggaaggtgagttttttgggtgtttatctaaaattttactgtaaatTACTGTAGAAGttataagaaaaatttttaggatgaaaaatttttttctttctttttctttctttctttctttctttcttttttcttttctttcctctcttcttcttctcccccGGCACCTCTGCCTCGACTAGCAAAAACCAATAGCCatgggaaaatttttttttccctttttctctcccgctcttctccctctccctctcctcccctATCCCCGTCGCCCTCAGCAGCCATGAGAACTTGCAGCCAtggattttttcttttgccttttctctCCCCACTCTCCTCCACCTTTCCCGCCACCCTCCCCCTTCCCCTAGTTGCGATCTGGTGGCCCAGCAACtatggaaaatttttttttttcctttctctccccctcttctccctctccctctccctctctccctctccttaCCCCTCCCCCTCGCACTCCGACACCAGAGTAATGGAAGCCATggatttttattattattttttttttttctctcccctCTCCTCCCCTTCCCTGCCACCCTCCCCTCCAGAGTAATGGGAGGGGAGGAGAGGAGGAGAGGGGGTGagggaaagggagagaaaaaaaaaagaggaaagccGGTGCCGGAATAGGTGACCGGCACCGGGAGCGGTAGTGGAGGTAGTGGCTGGCGACGGAGGACGTGGTGGGTTGGGtgagagaggaaaaagaagaaaagttgaagggAAATGTGTTGTGTAttagatattttgaagtgtgtaaattaaaaactttgataagttttttgggatttcctgtagcaaaagttgttaaaaaactagtatcATACAAACTTGCAAAAAACCTGAGGTTCCAAATAGGCCCATAATTGTACTATATATATCTAATTAGTATACATAAACTAAATTTATGCATGCTATAACATGTTATTAATCTACACAACTCTTTCATAAAACATACAACAATCACGCTACTGTATCAAAACATCAACACTACATGCTCTAAATCCATTTGTTTCCCTTAGGGTTGTTGgttcatgtatttcatttcttGTAACAAGTGAAAATAGAAGCCCTTTTACTTGTTATGTACTGCCAGGGTGGGGGAAAACCCCTAGAAGCATTTTGGTCTTCACATCTATGGAGGTTGAATATCCAAAGGGTCCTTGCCTTGGAACCGAAAGCAAAAAATGCACCATCTAGCTGTGTGGTGAATGCACATAAGAACCAAGCTGGTGGGCCATTTTAAGAAGCTGAGTGGCTAGAATAGTGCAACTAGTTTTGAAGATATGCATTCTCAGAAATCAGAATCATAatcctttctcttcttttgcATTCTGCTTTTCTATCCCTTCTTTTTGTCTTACATTGGATTCTTTCTTCTTCTGAACTCGAACAAAGTAATCATTGTATTGGCTTTGATCTTCTTTGCTCCCTCTACTTTCCACGGTCCTTGACTTTTTCAACAGTTGTGTTCAATACCATGTCCTCAATATATAGACTTTTTAGGTTAATCAAAAATACTTTACAGGGAATTGAAGGTAATGTAAAGTACCAAGTGGAAAACCTTTTATCCACCTACTTTACGTAATAGTTAATCCTACATTAGAGAACCTTGTTCCCCTCTAGAACTACAAGAGATGGTTAATGTGCAAAAGTTTACTACTTGATCTCCAATAAGCCAACTACTATTGATGTTTTTTCCCCACCTTTTGGTTCAAGTAACTAAGTATCATTGATGAAAGTccttcttgttcttcttttctttttctttttttttttactctctctctctctctcaaaatgttcaatttttttttcttgaatgaAATACTCTGAAAATGTTCAGATGCAGCACTGCCTCTTGCAACTTTGAGAGATTTAAAAGACCCAACATTATATCATTTTTATGTGTTTGGATTAAAGGAGATAGGTTAAGAGGTTAAGATTTTTGTATGATTACATCAAGGAGGTAGGCTAGTCAAAGTCCGGATATGATAAAAAGAAATACTATTACCAACATTATTGGTAATCAAATTGTTTGGGAAAAGAATCTCATGAGAATGAGAGCTTAATTACCTAAATCCGTGTACTTTAAGCAACTCTTCACTTGTAAACATAGTCTCAATCTTCATGACCACCTTCTCTATACATTGGACATCTATCATTCGTAGGTGTTAACTGAGTCATTTCTCAGAAGGATTATCATGAATTGAGAAAGTAACACATTGGCAAGGAATATATGCGGACAACATACGACAATATGTGCTTGACCCCGTTACATCTAtcattaaaaattagaaaacccaaatcattttttttttctttcagaCAATTCCAGAAAAAGTAGGGATAGTTACAGGCTAACATATCAACTTTCCATCTGTTTCCGGCCAAAGCCATTAGCCGCAGACACATATTCATCATGCAGGAAACGGCAGAATTCATTCGGGAATTCATGCATAATTGTACGACTGcaatactgccaaatttggaaacaaataaaatttgggGCACTCCAAATAATAACAGGACATCATGGGTCCAAGTCATGTGGTATTCTGGATTAAActaggcttttttttttttctgcagtACCCAGTTGGCCATTTTGCTCAATTATTTTTTCCTTAAAGGTTGAGGCACATTTAAGACATCATCTAGTTTTCTCTTAATATTACTTAGCGCCTCTAAAGTTTCTAATATCACCCCTAAAGTTCCTTATCAGCTTGACAAAACTAGATGTCTGTTTCAATGAAAA
This portion of the Coffea eugenioides isolate CCC68of chromosome 11, Ceug_1.0, whole genome shotgun sequence genome encodes:
- the LOC113753035 gene encoding 10 kDa chaperonin, mitochondrial-like; its protein translation is MARRLIPTLNRVLIEKLVQPSKTTAGILLPEKSAKLNSGKVVAVGPGLKDKAGNTIPVAVKEGDTVLLPEYGGTQVKLGEKEYHLYRDEDILGILHD